A DNA window from Amycolatopsis sp. DSM 110486 contains the following coding sequences:
- the mihF gene encoding integration host factor, actinobacterial type, translating into MALPTLTPEQRADALAKAAEARKARSELLASIKSGTTSIEKVLKQAKENKTIGKTKVTQLLKAVPGLGAVKVAALLEQAGIDPDRRAAGLGERQREALIDALK; encoded by the coding sequence TTGGCTCTGCCCACGTTGACTCCGGAGCAGCGCGCCGACGCCCTCGCCAAGGCGGCAGAGGCGCGTAAGGCGCGTTCGGAGCTGCTCGCGTCGATCAAGTCCGGCACCACGAGCATCGAGAAGGTGCTCAAGCAGGCCAAGGAGAACAAGACCATCGGGAAGACGAAGGTCACCCAGCTGCTCAAGGCCGTTCCCGGCCTGGGCGCGGTCAAGGTCGCCGCGCTGCTCGAGCAGGCGGGGATCGACCCCGACCGCCGGGCCGCGGGCCTCGGCGAGCGCCAGCGCGAAGCTCTTATCGACGCGCTGAAGTAA
- a CDS encoding isochorismate synthase MenF encodes MTTSTAPATPVETTVRYQRGDFLFATARRALLAQGSVAVVTDTDPRRLARTVAEELTSSGVPLAVGTLPFDTGPGTTTPGHLVLPRTVHRAQAEGEGSAVAASEELPAPSVTREVPSEEGHKANVRAAVAALRDRGLRKAVLARALELEFASPVPVEKIVRNLARGNPRHFTYAAELPGGRTLVGATPELLLSRAGDSVFTTPHAGSMPRSADPVADRANGEALLASAKDQEEHAVVIDYVVEALRPFCRKLDVPPAPELVSTPAIWHLRTAITGELVDRAVTALDLAAALHPTPAICGTPTAAARDLVQELEPFDRGYYAGSVGWVDAVGDGEWAVAIRCAEVADTSMRLYAGGGIVPASDPQAEFDETIAKFRTLLGAMGLD; translated from the coding sequence GTGACGACCAGTACCGCACCGGCGACCCCGGTCGAGACAACCGTCCGCTACCAGCGTGGCGACTTCCTGTTCGCGACGGCCCGGCGAGCGCTCCTCGCCCAGGGTTCGGTCGCCGTCGTGACCGATACCGATCCACGGCGGCTGGCCAGGACCGTGGCCGAAGAGCTGACCAGCTCGGGCGTGCCGCTCGCGGTCGGGACGCTGCCGTTCGACACCGGCCCGGGCACGACCACGCCGGGTCATCTCGTCCTGCCGCGCACGGTCCACCGGGCGCAGGCCGAGGGCGAAGGCAGTGCTGTCGCCGCGTCGGAAGAGCTGCCCGCCCCGAGCGTCACCCGTGAGGTGCCGTCCGAGGAGGGCCACAAGGCCAACGTGCGGGCCGCCGTGGCGGCCCTGCGCGACCGTGGCCTGCGCAAAGCCGTGCTCGCCCGGGCCCTGGAGCTCGAGTTCGCCTCGCCGGTGCCGGTCGAGAAGATCGTGCGCAACCTGGCCCGCGGCAACCCGCGCCACTTCACCTACGCCGCCGAGCTGCCCGGCGGGCGCACGCTCGTGGGCGCCACGCCCGAGCTGCTGCTCTCCCGCGCCGGCGACTCCGTGTTCACGACCCCGCACGCGGGGTCCATGCCGCGCTCGGCGGATCCCGTCGCGGACCGCGCCAACGGCGAGGCCCTCCTGGCGTCCGCGAAGGACCAGGAAGAGCACGCCGTGGTGATCGACTACGTCGTGGAGGCCCTGCGGCCGTTCTGCCGCAAGCTCGACGTGCCGCCGGCCCCGGAGCTCGTGTCGACGCCCGCCATCTGGCACCTGCGCACGGCCATCACCGGCGAGCTCGTCGACCGCGCCGTCACCGCCCTCGACCTCGCCGCGGCCTTGCACCCGACGCCCGCCATCTGCGGCACCCCGACCGCTGCCGCGCGCGACCTGGTCCAAGAGCTGGAGCCCTTCGACCGCGGCTACTACGCCGGCAGCGTCGGCTGGGTCGACGCGGTGGGCGACGGCGAGTGGGCCGTGGCGATCCGCTGCGCGGAGGTGGCGGACACGTCGATGCGGCTGTACGCGGGCGGCGGGATCGTGCCGGCGTCGGACCCGCAGGCGGAGTTCGACGAGACGATCGCGAAGTTCCGGACCCTGCTGGGCGCGATGGGTCTCGACTGA
- a CDS encoding 4'-phosphopantetheinyl transferase superfamily protein, producing MTQIVVRWSEPLEAEDRFLRLLDELERGRFEAYRLELDKRRFLTGRVLAKTLTAARLGVPVESVVFDATCEDCGKPHGRPRVPGSDLTLSISHSGQLIGVAATDGVPVGLDVETSSRRADKSLIEYALSPAEQQAVAELPEASRSAAFFVYWTRKEAVMKATGKGLKIPLQSITFSPYDAPAELVSSGDPALDPARTRLADLKAAEGHRAAVAALTTEALEVTEEHWLP from the coding sequence GTGACGCAGATCGTGGTCCGGTGGTCGGAGCCGCTCGAAGCGGAGGACCGCTTCCTTCGGCTGCTCGACGAGCTCGAGCGCGGCCGCTTCGAGGCCTACCGGCTGGAGCTGGACAAGCGCCGTTTCCTGACCGGCCGCGTACTGGCGAAGACGCTCACGGCGGCGCGCCTGGGCGTGCCGGTGGAGTCCGTGGTCTTCGACGCCACCTGCGAGGACTGCGGCAAGCCCCACGGCCGGCCCCGCGTGCCCGGCTCGGACCTGACGTTGTCCATTTCGCACTCGGGCCAGCTGATCGGTGTGGCGGCCACGGACGGCGTGCCGGTGGGGCTGGACGTCGAGACCTCTTCGCGCCGGGCCGACAAGTCGCTCATCGAGTACGCCCTGAGCCCGGCCGAACAGCAGGCCGTGGCGGAGCTGCCCGAAGCCTCGCGATCCGCTGCCTTCTTCGTTTACTGGACCCGCAAGGAGGCCGTCATGAAGGCCACCGGCAAGGGCCTGAAGATCCCGCTGCAGAGCATCACGTTCTCGCCCTACGACGCACCGGCCGAGCTCGTGTCCTCCGGCGACCCGGCGCTGGACCCGGCTCGCACCCGGCTGGCGGACCTCAAGGCGGCCGAGGGCCACCGCGCGGCCGTGGCTGCCCTCACCACGGAGGCGCTGGAGGTCACCGAGGAGCACTGGCTCCCCTGA